One segment of Tenrec ecaudatus isolate mTenEca1 chromosome 1, mTenEca1.hap1, whole genome shotgun sequence DNA contains the following:
- the SLFNL1 gene encoding schlafen-like protein 1 translates to MASRGRQEETPELPVLELPTEPTVEPPLGTGAAPEGAPAVHTLCMSNLNPQFSVPVLTCLLRDTLERLEVPVARKDIQVVRRPRKAYAVVQVAAPEAALATLPSRLQAAAKEHQIIKELAARGKELVVREGRQPPLGKEEEDGGPSPGPSPGPSPSPSASPDRSGERAGCSAKPLVSRPRTAPRGPREGHPQPCGTRSDSAIVRQEVLGQERLFQGAFLGSETRNVEFKRGSGEYLSLALKHHVRRYVCAFLNSEGGNLFVGVEDSGLVRGIRCSHHDEDRVRLLVDSILQGFKPQVFPDAYALSFIPVVSTVAASGPLKVIRLSVHAPKAQSEPQLYETDQGEVFLRRDGSIQGPLSGSAIQDWCRQKWMAEVGKLEEKVTVLTVEREQLQQQLGRHWLTSCTCCVL, encoded by the exons ATGGCTTCCAGAGGACGCCAAGAGGAGACCCCAGAATTACCTGTGCTGGAGCTTCCCACAGAGCCCACCGTCGAACCGCCACTGGGGACAGGTGCTGCCCCTGAGGGAGCCCCCGCTGTGCACACACTCTGCATGAGCAACCTGAACCCCCAGTTCTCCGTGCCCGTGCTCACCTGCTTGCTGCGGGACACGCTGGAGCGGCTCGAGGTGCCAGTGGCTCGGAAGGACATCCAAGTGGTGAGGCGGCCTCGCAAGGCCTATGCGGTGGTGCAGGTGGCCGCCCCTGAGGCTGCCCTGGCCACACTGCCCTCGCGCCTGCAGGCGGCTGCAAAGGAGCACCAGATCATCAAGGAGCTGGCCGCCCGAGGGAAGGAGCTGGTGGTGAGGGAGGGCCGGCAGCCCCCCCTCGGCAAAGAG GAGGAAGACGGCGGCCCGAGCCCTGGTCCCAGCCCCGGTCCCAGCCCGAGTCCCAGCGCCAGCCCGGACCGCAGCGGGGAGAGGGCGGGCTGCAGCGCGAAGCCGCTGGTCAGCCGGCCCCGGACGGCCCCCCGGGGGCCGCGCGAAGGCCATCCCCAGCCCTGCGGCACGCGCTCGGACAGCGCCATCGTGCGCCAGGAGGTCCTGGGCCAGGAGCGGCTCTTCCAGGGCGCCTTCCTGGGCAGCGAGACGCGCAACGTGGAGTTCAAGCGCGGCAGCGGCGAGTACCTGAGCCTGGCGCTCAAGCACCACGTGCGCCGCTACGTGTGCGCCTTCCTCAACAGCGAGGGCGGCAATCTGTTCGTGGGCGTCGAGGACAGCGGGCTGGTGCGGGGCATCCGCTGCAGCCACCACGACGAGGACCGCGTGCGCCTGCTGGTGGACTCCATCCTGCAGGGCTTCAAGCCGCAGGTCTTCCCCGACGCCTACGCCCTCTCCTTCATCCCCGTGGTCAGCACCGTGGCCGCCAGCGGCCCCCTCAAG GTGATCCGCCTGAGCGTGCACGCGCCCAAGGCCCAGAGCGAGCCGCAGCTCTACGAGACCGACCAGGGGGAGGTGTTCCTGCGGCGCGACGGCAGCATCCAGGGCCCGCTGTCGGGCAGCGCCATCCAGGACTGGTGCAGGCAG AAATGGATGGCCGAGGTGGGCAAGCTGGAGGAGAAGGTGACGGTGCTGACAGTGGAGAGggagcagctgcagcagcagctcGGGCGGCACTGGCTCACCTCCTGCACCTGCTGTGTCCTGTGA